The following proteins are encoded in a genomic region of Cryptomeria japonica chromosome 11, Sugi_1.0, whole genome shotgun sequence:
- the LOC131045609 gene encoding probable F-box protein At2g36090, whose product MMLNRDLISDILGRVDGRTLANAGCVSSEFWSVARQERIWEEACCSMWPSVEDTDVKKLISSSLGGFRNFYASCFPFVVYGSTLSDSNCRELEKLSDRFVVPSDFVSVVDVQYKNKFIYSKVVLGIPAAEDFEGWFCTCPFRVDLLNYNEDHAITDGLPTIVPLDKQRKGSDFWEQFMENIRLSWIVINRRTGQAANLSSWIPLSGKRDWPSDKDFVMCFGSTLPAHNILPCKTVQCKLVMKCRLSDGGNTSLKITELSMQLEDMMGAHVNGRRSLAILERALECTRSKNHNQILESYQKYLREQSKLREAKMRSEGCLDTLFILGGIVAFAVFCFFAFRLRTAIF is encoded by the coding sequence ATGATGTTGAACAGGGATCTTATTTCAGATATCTTAGGCCGTGTGGATGGGAGGACACTTGCAAATGCTGGATGTGTTTCTTCAGAGTTTTGGTCTGTCGCAAGGCAAGAGAGAATATGGGAAGAAGCTTGCTGTTCTATGTGGCCTTCTGTAGAGGACACAGATGTTAAGAAATTGATCTCTTCTTCTTTGGGTGGATTCAGAAATTTTTATGCAAGCTGCTTCCCTTTCGTTGTTTATGGCAGTACTCTCAGCGATTCCAATTGCAGAGAACTTGAAAAACTATCTGATAGGTTTGTTGTTCCCTCTGATTTTGTCTCGGTTGTGGATGTGCAGTACAAGAATAAGTTTATCTATTCTAAAGTTGTGTTGGGGATCCCTGCTGCTGAAGATTTTGAGGGGTGGTTCTGCACCTGTCCTTTCAGGGTTGATCTCCTTAATTATAATGAGGATCATGCTATTACAGATGGGTTGCCCACAATTGTGCCTCTTGACAAGCAAAGGAAGGGTAGTGATTTCTGGGAACAGTTTATGGAGAATATTAGGTTAAGTTGGATTGTGATTAACAGGAGAACAGGGCAAGCTGCTAATCTTTCAAGCTGGATTCCTCTGTCTGGAAAGAGGGATTGGCCTTCAGATAAGGATTTTGTAATGTGCTTTGGTTCCACATTACCTGCCCACAATATATTGCCTTGCAAAACTGTGCAAtgtaagttggtgatgaagtgcaGACTTTCAGATGGTGGTAATACAAGTTTGAAGATCACTGAACTAAGCATGCAGTTGGAAGACATGATGGGTGCTCATGTTAATGGGAGACGTAGTCTGGCTATCCTGGAAAGAGCACTAGAGTGCACGAGGAGTAAGAATCACAATCAGATTTTGGAATCTTATCAGAAATACTTGAGAGAACAGAGTAAACTGAGGGAAGCAAAGATGAGGAGTGAAGGTTGTCTGGATACTCTTTTTATTCTGGGTGGCATTGTTGCATTTGCTGTATTTTGTTTTTTCGCTTTCAGACTGAGAACAGCTATCTTCTAG